TTTCAAAATACCAGGCGATAGTTTTGGCCGTGATGAGGGGTGTTGATAGCGCGCAAGTTCTTTCTGTTGTCATTGGTGCACATGGAGGACTACCAAAGTTTACCCTGTGGAACCTGGCCCTCCTCAGCATTTCCGAGCACTCCCATATTGAGGACCTGTTGACGGATGTTGTTCGGGCCTCGGCTTCTATAGGAAGGGCACATCACAACTGTGGGTGACACGCCTGCAGTGCGTGTCGTGCCCGCCCTTCTGGTCCTCAGCAGGGCTGCTTAGCACGGTCGACCCAGCCTATTGAAATGGGTACCACGGTGGCGGGGAGGCCCTATACCGTTAGGTGTTGGACTCATGGGGGTAGTGATTTTGCGTGGGATAACACACTCATCTGGCATGTCGCTAGGATGTTCGGTTTGGAGCTTGCTTAAGAGAGTCCCCTTCACCCTTTTAGGGGAGTATTTAATGTGCTTATTTCACCCGGTTTGGGGTATTGTTGGCTAGCACTAACATCTATTAGCTAAGGTATAATAGGCATCATTCAGTTTTGCTTTGTTTGTAAGTAATGATGTTTGTCATTCTGTCAGTTCTTGGAAACataatgaagattttatttatagagtTGGCTGACATCACTTCAGTTGACTTGCCGTGTTAATATAAAGCTGAATACTTTGCTCGTTAAGGTAATGAGAAACcactttccttagtaagcctggcatgggatCTTACTTTTCTTAAGGACTGCTATTTCATTTCCAGGAGTGACTTCCAACTAATTTTACAACCATTATGGTTGTAGCTTTTAACATCCACATTCACTTAGcttcatttttgttaaatcatGGGTACACTTACAAAATTTCTACCTCTAGAAATTACATAGTTTATAAGGAATCCAAAAAATGAGAAGCCAGCATCTAgatacaaataagtaaaaaatgtaaaaaaaaaattgggttaaaaGACTGCTACTGTATACAAGCTAAAGTTCCTTTCTGGAATGAGGGAGTGTGTAATACTTTTTTCCTAAGTTTTTCCACTAATGTTCTTGAAGTTTGTATGAGAacactttgaatatcagaatgacattGGATACACATATCACTATGCTTCAATAAACAATACTAAGCAAtgacttcaataaaaaaagaaatgaatataacTTCATATTGTTTAcatagacaatgtaattttttgtttataattttttcacctaggttttatgaatgaaaaaatattgtcatAACATGAATACCGACAGAACAGACATAATATTGATTCACttcttacaatttattagttaaatatttaaaaaaaactgtgaaagAGTAGCCAAcattacttttctaaaatattggtttatttgacataaataaaataaaaaaatacaactaggTAAAAATTGTAAACTACAAAATGACTTAATTTCTTATGTATTGTATATATCCCATATCTAAGATGCATTGTCTTGGACATTGTTGAACAGAGAAAAAACTCAGTGCcatttaaaactgttataaatgcAACCTTAATGTGAACAGAGACTTAAAAAACGAATTGCACTGTGGGTTTCAGTTTGGTTTGAACAGTTCATTCAGATAACAATTATGTACCAGATATTTATCATGAGAGTCAATGTGTAAACATTTTTCCTTTCAATTTAATGTCATAGATATATTAGTTTtgcaaatacattaaatttttaaagattgtaaattttgtaatcttgtatttcagtttttaataatttataatgcaataaCATAACATTCCATGTTTTATCAATCAATCGGTCCAAGTCATCCATCGTTAATCCTGTTGTTGGTATCGGTTCCAGTGCTTTTATTATCATGTGACCTATGAACAAACAAtcgatttttagttttaatttaattacatgaacagaaaaaactaaattaactcatatacaatttataaaattaaattttatttacttataacatctttgattaaaattaattattaaaatttcaaatatttttaagaagacaattttactaaaagtttGTATACTGAAATATAACtctggttttaaaattttgttattcatcagtgtaaaatcatttaaaaaatgatgcatggcttgttctttttttaattaatttgtatacactatttaagaatttatttggaatttttaaaataagaaaaaagctagataatttttaattcattattttgtatttaagagCATGTTGGCTGTACACAATATGAAAATTTGTCATTAAGAAGGTATAACATACTTTTTgagtatgttaataaaattgtaatgttaaGAATTAAgggaatttattagtttttaagaatattttataattactgatacatctaaaaagtagtttaaaaactGTCATCCTGTTATTATAAGGGTTTcacaagaaatgaaaaatgatattacTTGGAGACCCGATGAGTTATTTGCTGATTACAATGGTTAGGTGAAAAGGAAAGAATAATTATAGAACTGTGTAGGTATCAGAATAAGAAGTTGTTGGCCCaataatattctctttattaTGATGGTTCTAGTCAAAAAGAGAAAAGGAATCAAGAAATATGAAGAACAAAGAATGTTTAGATCTGCCACTGAAATACTATTTGGAGTGTTAAACTGTAGACAGTATGGAAACTTAAACAATTCACTTAGCAAGAAgcaagtttttttactttttttgaatttaaaaaagtagggGCACTAGGGACCCTACCAACCTGCAAGGAGTGAGAGGagaaagttttatacaaaaaaaaaataagtgtatttattgtattcatttattttcaagagTGTAATatcgataattaaaattaaaggaattacCAATTCGTTAAGAGaaagaaatgttaatttatattatattgtgatTACAATAATGCTAACTATGCCTTGTAATATGAGTATGATTTTACATCAACTTACCATCACCAAAGTGTTTCTTTTCAGAGTCAATGAAATAATAAGGTGAATATACTACAGGTAAAATTGGAATTTGAGCAGCAATTGCCACTCTAAATGCACCTTTTTTAAAAGGCAATAATGTATCACCATTACGATTGCGTGTTCCTTCTGGAAAGATTATCAACTTtgcctgaaaaaaatattatcattgttattagtatttttttattttttaaatcccatTTATAGACAGAGTGCACCACAAACTTTTATGACATATTACGATAcgatacttttataatattttctttcaagtaTCGTAAGTATTACAATACTTTTATGATAGTACATGACATATtctgctcgtgaaaataatggaaaaagttcatataaacatgtcttaaaatgcttcatttgctaGTTATGgccagtgaaagatttcgctttgatttcagctaccccaatacaataactttgttaaatgggtaataaacacataaaacttcttaaaaaaaaaacttaatgtaatCTGAACACAATGGTTAACATGAGTTGAAGAACCaaagaaaaagttagaaaaatttaccagtaccagtttataataaatattcaaaaatgagcccaccattttcaaaaaaatttcttggcaCGCTACTGTATTGCTGTTTTGTTCCTTTTAGTGCTTCAggtcatttctttaatttctcagCCGTGTCCATAAAGCAGATATTTTATTCCTCGCGAGAaggtgtttttgttttgtatacacaTACAATTTTTCATCCATCTCCAGGTGCAAAAATCTAAAGCTATTAAATCAGACGATCTTGGTGGCTAGAAATGTGGAactccacgaccgatccatttctcagggaaatgttGATTTAACTGAGTGGAAACGGCGCAAGAGTAGTGGGGAGTATACTTCCaacgtgctggaagtatactttgcatctcagagctagaggaacatcttcaagcagctgtggcAATGTTTCTTGAAGAAAATGCAAATAGACCTCAGAATTAAGCGGTCAGGTGATATGAACAGTATAaccatacattgatgctaaattggtgttgaaaattgccttccaccatttAATTTACTTCTGCCTATGTATGcccattgcgtaagttgttgacgccatcctGAGTGAAATTATCcttgtcggtaaacaaaacatacttgtagagttgtcgatttgtattcgaccagttgcagaactccaagcgaagtgGACCGTCTCCtaggtgtagatgttgaactgtctgtttatgaaaagaataaaaattgttttgtttaagtgcCCTCGAAACTATCGAATGAAAAacctccgatccgcttagaaagacgtcgttcACTGACGCTTGGATTGCACtgaactgcatcaataataatttcatcaataacagtgtcctgttggacagatcgttcttAGCTTGTActaatactaggtagtgaacctgtttcctgaagaATGTGAAGAGTcgtgctaattgttttgggaagGAATCCCTGCGATTTGGTAAACGTAGCCTACTTTATATTCTATTACAGTAGCTGTAGCATTACATTACATACACCCAAAACTGATAATCAATCCCAATGGATAATCAGCGtatcctctgttgtaaataagtacggcattacttcaatggcaaagaGAATTTTTACCGTTAAaaccaaaattcacaaaaagcCTTCCCTAGAGAcagcatatttatatttattttgcaattgtgttattttcagttcatattttaacagtaaatactgtttttacaaatttttcatataaccaaaaagaatttggtttttatttgcattaaataagtactttcctGACATATGTAGTAatgtacagtttctaaataaaattagaatttttctatcttttctttgttttattcaacttattttacacaaatttgttcagaattaaattctctacaagttttatgtgtttattacccatttaacaaagatattctacgtcaaacataaaaaaaaaaaaaaacagcaatttcacCTAAACAAAGTAAACATGGAAGTAAAAAGTAGTGTCCATTGTTATTTATGAAAGTCCCTCTCATATACAAagactaatatataatatttcttttattattatcaaacatGTTCGTCATTTGTTGAAATAACTCCCAGACttacaatattttaagtttattgaaaGATACAGACAtgctttgtaaataattttctcatcattatttataaatatattaatttataataatgacatactttgcattattttaatacagttagattacagaagaaaaattattgtttcatgtaattttcatCATCATTTGGTGTTCTACCTGGCGGCAGAACTCTTACATAATCCCTGTCTCCAACCGtttctgtcccaagccttctcctttgtTCCCTTGCAGTTTATAATTTTCACCTCATCTTTACCTAACATCTCGACCTAGCCCCACCCAGTCTGTCATATTTTCTCAATAACGTTCATCACAACTGTTTGTTTCAtgtgtaattctttaattaaccttcTGTCTTTCCAGTCTActattttgtctttaaaaatctCAATAATTTGTTCTACCAAATGCCTCTATTCTACTAAATTCCTACTCTAAATCTATGAAACACACTTTGATTCATTTTCCTTTCCAGAAGCTGAACTGTTCCTTTAATGCATTATTTTCCAATTCACTACATGCTATTAAACTTATTGTTCTGTGATCTGAACATTTTCTGGTATcagttttttttggaattgtcGTTTTCACAAAGTTTTCACATCATTCTCCTATATGGTATTTGCTGTTACACAGTTCAACTATTTCTTACCCCTTCCTCATTAAAATTCTATGGGAAGTTTATCTACTCCACttgatttttattcttcaattctttaattgcCTCATATTAGTacctcatattttaatattagcggTCAGTACTTTATCCTCTTCAGCTATCTTCCATtccttttctatatttatttcctCAGGTTTCTTTCTTATACAAGGTTTTTCATATATTCCTTccatctttttcttatttctgtctCATGTAGCATTTTACCAATCTTATCCTAAATATCTCTCATCTTACCATTACCTTTAAATTTATACCATGTGGAAAACCATCTCTTCATCTTCCTACACATCATACTGGCCAATCCTTTCTTTCAATGCATTCCTCCTTCAGTCACCTTTCCCTAGCGTTTTTTGCTTAATCTCCTTAattcattcaatttaaaatgtacaaatctTTCATTTTCTCTTGTCTTATTCTTATACCAccttatttttagtatttctgtTGTTACCTCATGCTTTCTATTCTCCTTATAATACCCTATTTCTTTCTCTACCATTTTCTCtctatggtatttttattttcattcaagtCTCCTCACATTTTTCCTTTTTGCTTTCCATAATTGCTTTTGCTAGTTTTTCTCTCATTGTTTCATCATCCATTTCTTCAACTTTTCTAAGTTccatttcttaattacttttgcTTAATCTACCTAACCttcttaatagatatttttactttcttcataagTAACACATGAACACTATTGATATTTGGTAATTCAATGGATTTGTTACAGCATTTCTACACCTTTCATCTACTAAGATATTGTCTATGTGATAGCAAGCCTTGTCCCCAGGGTTCACACAAGTACATCtccttttatggtttttaaaccaAGTGTTggttataaataatctttaacatAGGCAAAAATCTACTAATCTGTTCCCCCTTCCATTCTTTATCTCTAAGTCAAATTTTCCTACCACACTTCCCTCTTCATCTTCTTCAAACCAGCATTCCTGATTCCCTCCCATCAATACCTTACAGCAATGCTTTTCcgattttattacatctttaacatcttgttacttattttattactctcATACAGCTCTTTAACAGCTTCTTCATAATTCAATGTTGGCATATATTCTTGAACTATAACTAAACCTTTTTGTAACATCCCAAATCTTAACAATATTAATCAAACATTTGTACAACATACTTTCtccatttattttgttaattaattcttcataATTATTGCCACTCTGTTTTTTCCCCTCTTTTTCTTCCAGAATATAGTATGGTAATTTGTCCACTCTTCATTTAACCCTGTCCTTACCACATTAGTTCATTCAGGcatccattttatttatcttcatttcctTCTTGAGATTCTGTAATTTTCACTCTGTAACAAAATCTTGACATTCCAAGTTCCTATATACAATTTGTCCTCtaaattcttgtaattttaacTTCATGTAATTGTATACCCATATTCATATTATgcattattcatatttatgatgtattcaaatttttttcatttatgtaaaatattactcaggaaaaaataataaatatacatttttattaaactataccTTATATTTATGTAGTACAGAACAAGTATTAAGTAGCGTTTGATTTGCAGTTTTACCATTGTATCTATCAATAAAAACAGCCCCTCCAAGCCATGCACTCAAACCAAAAGGCCAATAATAGAATATCTCCTTTCTTGATATTGTTACACCTTTCATTAAATTTGGTCCAATTTCTGCTATCCCTGTAATTaacaatagttattatttttgtatttttaaacacaacTTTAGGAGAGAATGCCAACCTGCTTTGAGCAAAATTTTATGCATAGATAATTGTGTTATTAGATTCAAATTGTTAGTAAATGCTCTCCTATTTTCTgatcaatattatattatgtaatgtttTCCAGTTGCCTGACCCTTCATTCTTAGATACAAACAAGAGTTTTTCTACTATCAGCTGTGAAGCAGCATAGCTAAAATTTCCAgattgatttcttttaattattcaacaacaaaaatttaattatttgttttatttttttaatttacttagtaattCAATGCGTTACCAATAATGGTATTAATGTTTGAACTTATGAATaccagaaatattattaaaaaagctgGCTGTCATTCTTTGAACATGGCAAATATATGctctaaaatattaagaattgaTTAGTAATTTGTCAATTCTTCCTTAGCTTTGAGTTACTgattaatttatgcattttacaCAAAACTActactaattttctttaattaataaaataaaacaatttaaatacgaGTTTTTAGATGTTTCAAACCCCTTTCAATCACTCTTGCAAGTTTTGTATAATCTTCATTACTGACAAGGACAACAACCTCATTcaatgtgtttttaatttgtagtggttttttctttaacctccaggaccaccattaagtattacttcaaagaatgagatgaatgatcatTTTTGTAGGGTGTGAGAATGCCattcctgactgggattcaaacctgggacctctttatgaaaggccgagacgctaccacttgtgccTCGGAGGCTGGCAATTTGTAGTGGTTTAGACTCAGAATGATGTGATTGTATTTACCTACAGAGTGGTTTTATGAGCACTCATTCacacattgtattttttatagtctTATGCACTATAGTTAATCTCTttgttcaattaaatatttatttaaatgtttgagtgttgtattttataaataaaagtatttatagatttttttagtattatagattttattttatatttatgcaaaagtattttactgaaattaatctttttaagattcatattattcctctgtattattaaattatatttaaactctattaaataaaccaactaggcatatcttactttaatttttcatgatgtacttagtggtttatttaatagattttaaatataattatataaattatatataataatgattttcttcatttaattattcatttaaatgtattttttagttttttaatttgtttgtaattttctcATAGTTTAATTAGTATAAACTGTTGTTTTCAGTGCTGACTAAATAAATATACTGCAAGCAATAAAGACAGCAGCATATAATAAACTCCTCtcatcatttttaacatttagattTATAACAAGCAGTCAATTAAAGATGGTTTTGGCTTTTAGCATTATTACCCTCACATAGTtgctttactattattttttatattaatatgaattataacctccccattttttattaattatgtagttTGTGATGTTACTGTTACCATACATTTTCCAGGCAAATGCTGTAACAGTTCCTTTcgtattttgtttgaaatagcaAACCTACCATTcctgattttcatttatataatatattgtaatgtttGGACATAATGTTTAGGATCGgacgttttaaattttctacaaaacaaCAGTTTTAACAAAAGTCAGGTCGAGCCTCCGCAAGGTGCACCTGGATATATCCgaaacaaataggagaaatttgtccggtgaactgaatctaaacaaacttcacaacTTCATCTATCACCAACCAAGTCATACCCCACTATCATCTTACTAGATCAAATCTAGAGCTGTAACTCGGGATCTACTCCCACCACAGTTTACCCCTTG
This DNA window, taken from Lycorma delicatula isolate Av1 chromosome 7, ASM4794821v1, whole genome shotgun sequence, encodes the following:
- the LOC142327401 gene encoding 1-acyl-sn-glycerol-3-phosphate acyltransferase beta-like, whose product is MSTWELENSWWLGNNFCYWYIQLLFALIFLYVIQTSKFQYYFKYACYISITLSASLFYIPVFVLRPRNPSNIVLIKPVAVLISKIVGVRWEIRRGEILSKDQAGVIIGNHQSIFDALGIAEIGPNLMKGVTISRKEIFYYWPFGLSAWLGGAVFIDRYNGKTANQTLLNTCSVLHKYKAKLIIFPEGTRNRNGDTLLPFKKGAFRVAIAAQIPILPVVYSPYYFIDSEKKHFGDGHMIIKALEPIPTTGLTMDDLDRLIDKTWNVMLLHYKLLKTEIQDYKIYNL